The proteins below are encoded in one region of Styela clava chromosome 4, kaStyClav1.hap1.2, whole genome shotgun sequence:
- the LOC120326033 gene encoding telomerase reverse transcriptase-like has protein sequence MLPFQTTFYDSCWTTANGHHLPKRHVYSILGKYHTIGALQPVNKTNARKLVFHIFIKNDYSTSKQRTTGKRESIMQDSDRLYITSLQDHSQTKYDPLYISGLKTRLPHHLLNVIDITYHFLKHLKLPVLKVLLSRYCPTPLLTPEVSISNLIQAYTPTNKVFLFIRSILTKVLPKNIWGSLKNSSNFYGAVRRLLNSRKHDKITMETSIRTLKIEEMNWLKGKDKKLNLEKFIYWLMNEFVFVLLKRLFYITENSDRKNMIFFYRKEIWAQIIGLHAQHQVQSDSWKLITSVENRDNSCCIELHEHVKGNDITFYDVRPIPKTKNVRLVMSKREVGIERGLQRRQEHISIKTLLVLLTGLWKAHPVMSGSSGFGIKYIHKKWRNFMKAQSSHEFSKQKMKNYFVKVDVARCFDTIPHNKLLEVLRHILLKYPYSRIPLSAKYGCISHSTEEVWESLKMLLQNYILRLAGRFYIKTEGIPQGLPIASILCNLFYGHLEQQEFPNLLSDSTCPNRVLMRVIDDFLFVTTDLNEALDFLNKLHNGYPDYGLKINPSKTTINFNLPEYVKIPHADCINVLDSHEPFPWFGHLFLPKSNFSKESSFVGHGIAQDYSRCNNLNSVRDVISINDQRNRKRFPFAAQQYVLLYEKSIIAITITRLTDICCDRLCNSHAQILRNIFEISILSSLQWLAHFYMDKESRSKNIIYCIQSYKNIVNMGIIKTLKCRKVLSPSDRNAIMWTSLMALKKVLSRHHFSFKFALKNLKQEISRQMWLMKKSGIWNTKKLMLYRVTAHYPKHLMKLKVTCELC, from the coding sequence ATGCTACCATTTCAAACAACATTTTATGACTCCTGCTGGACCACTGCAAATGGCCACCATTTGCCGAAAAGACACGTGTATTCGATACTTGGAAAATACCACACAATTGGTGCTTTGCAACCTGTAAACAAAACAAATGCTCGAAAATTGGTATTTCAcatctttattaaaaatgactACAGTACCTCAAAACAGAGGACAACGGGGAAAAGGGAATCAATTATGCAGGACTCTGATAGACTTTACATAACATCATTGCAAGATCATTCTCAAACAAAATATGATCCTCTGTATATAAGTGGATTGAAGACAAGGTTACCCCATCACTTGTTGAATGTAATAGATATTACTTATCATTTCTTAAAGCATTTGAAACTTCCAGTATTGAAGGTATTATTGTCAAGGTATTGTCCTACACCTCTTCTGACTCCAGAGGTGTCCATAAGCAATCTTATACAAGCTTACACCCCAACCAATAAggtttttctttttattcgGTCTATTTTGACAAAAGTTCTGCCAAAAAATATATGGGGATCCCTGAAAAATAGTTCAAATTTCTATGGTGCGGTTAGGAGACTGTTGAATTCAAGAAAACATGATAAAATCACAATGGAGACTTCAATCAGAACTCTTAAAATAGAAGAGATGAATTGGCTGAAGGGCaaagacaaaaaattgaatttagaaaaatttatttattggcTGATGAATGAATTTGTCTTTGTACTTCTCAAAAGATTATTTTACATAACAGAAAACTCTGATCGTAAAAACATGATATTCTTTTATCGAAAAGAAATTTGGGCACAAATAATTGGACTTCATGCTCAACATCAGGTGCAGTCTGATTCTTGGAAACTTATAACATCTGTTGAGAATCGAGATAATAGCTGTTGCATCGAACTTCACGAACATGTGAAAGGAAACGACATCACTTTTTATGATGTAAGACCAATACCAAAAACCAAGAATGTTAGACTTGTCATGTCAAAGAGGGAAGTTGGAATTGAGAGAGGGCTACAAAGAAGGCAAGAGCATATTTCTATAAAAACATTGCTTGTATTGTTAACAGGGCTTTGGAAAGCACATCCAGTTATGAGTGGATCATCAGGTTTCGGCatcaaatatattcacaaaaaATGGAGAAACTTCATGAAGGCACAGAGCAGTCATGAATTCAGTaagcaaaaaatgaaaaactattTTGTCAAGGTCGATGTGGCTCGTTGTTTCGATACTATTCCACATAACAAACTACTTGAAGTATTGAGGCATATATTGTTGAAATACCCATACTCAAGGATACCACTTTCAGCTAAATATGGATGTATATCTCACAGCACGGAAGAGGTCTGGGAAAGCTTGAAAATGTTGTTACAGAATTACATTCTTAGGCTAGCTGGAcgattttatataaaaactgaGGGAATTCCACAAGGATTGCCAATCGCTAGCATTTTATGCAATCTGTTTTACGGTCATTTGGAGCAGCAGGAGTTTCCCAACTTATTGTCCGACAGCACATGCCCGAACAGGGTCCTGATGAGGGTGATTGATGATTTCTTGTTCGTCACTACTGATTTGAATGAAGCATtggattttttgaataaactacATAATGGTTATCCAGATTATGGCCTGAAAATAAATCCAAGTAAAACTACAATCAACTTTAACTTGCCTGAGTATGTGAAGATACCTCATGCAGATTGCATTAATGTCCTCGACTCTCATGAACCATTCCCTTGGTTTGGGCATCTGTTCCTGCCCAAGTCTAATTTTTCTAAAGAATCATCATTTGTTGGCCACGGAATTGCTCAAGATTACAGCCGCTGTAATAATTTGAATAGTGTTAGGGATGTTATATCAATTAATGATCAACGAAACAGAAAACGTTTTCCATTTGCAGCTCAACAATATGTTCTTTTGTATGAGAAGTCGATCATTGCGATAACGATTACTAGGCTGACCGACATATGCTGTGACAGACTATGCAACTCACATGCACAAATATTAAggaacatttttgaaatttccattttATCATCTTTGCAATGGCTTGCTCACTTCTATATGGACAAAGAATCCAGATCAAAAAATATCATCTATTGCATCCAAAGTtacaaaaatattgtgaatATGGGAATTATTAAAACTCTGAAGTGTAGAAAAGTGTTATCTCCCTCTGATCGCAATGCTATCATGTGGACTTCTCTTATGGCCCTTAAGAAAGTGCTATCGAGACAccatttttctttcaaatttgcACTGAAGAATTTGAAGCAAGAAATATCAAGACAAATGTGGTTGATGAAGAAATCAGGAATAtggaatacaaaaaaattgatgctGTACAGAGTGACTGCACACTACCCGAAACATCTGATGAAACTAAAGGTTACATGCGAACTATGTTAA
- the LOC120325930 gene encoding uncharacterized protein LOC120325930 isoform X2 — METSSTIYLVCEYARNGELFDYITEQGRLPEEKAKKMFWQILTAVEYCHKNNVVHRDLKAENLLLDSNNNVKLADFGFSNFYQSGNMLSTWCGSPPYAAPEVFEGKVYEGPHLDVWSLGVVLYVLVCGTFPFDGSNLANLKDRVLGGRFRIPYWMSQDCENLVRRMLVINPKKRLTISQIKKHKWMQAHNPIIVLAQTKSSPQLPRRGKLSEYNEHVLKIMHGLGINRQKALESLNMSAYDHLFAIYHLLADRLKLHRTSFPLDSSISYDGGRRRPSNVADQALSSITHAGPSLSAHTEFNTMMQDKTTAVSDMQFDDMTTGLPTVQRSLAAPIRYSSPPLPQIRMSMYEEKEQLQIKNAANYSSPLNPSYVQCQNEDNSSIPNSSSPNTPYTSANYRHNNVEMGETNLGGYNLNQRRHTLMVPSPSQMQMLRAGMTSGNEVPLQISPHTSTAKLSKSGDEMTSYGYAAEAQNYLTHCQNDVTACIQSSEENTCNNPACRCKQMKVGFSDNHRRRNLLLPCKNLPTPPELNFGQNEVEERPGLQYRRRSGMPPLPPSLQIDQANREDFEEEQNNVEAKAAFIMKQRQKMDSSPIGFREGRRASDGLLLLGDNMLKEHLQKLARAKAVPEMTVEDSEESWQTEGNSTKTHHYLQVPRPVNRTNSAEGQTSPQLQSSPSTTPVGSGSNISYQPYNNNQSFARRRSLQAQHIQIRNATLPQQHEAQDVCIQTNANQSYVSQQPLNPQIQDSDIERPGFIQIPENNAKYQWSSWRSVQGVNLNEGIQDPASSMWHQLNIIKSGIGLNEAEMSSIAAAVASDEVLSSKAAAAQQQQQRETMTKPIRQQSLPITPSTNHPFGAGQHHSLAQVLQQRRLQRRLKVAATHQQHMPGYQLPLPELEQLRIDNPGAFGHSQNMPMNPQNTDQEWLAYWGHQGIKYATAVHAPELTEGLFANEAAVPSGLSAQEILNYQNPEQAEQFAFRASPVQNMFSSAIPIAVMDKFVDKQFSWSYDSPPYRKSLEFGKNILSVAENMSNSAERLEHASNDAMEFAMY, encoded by the exons ATGGAAACATCTTCCACAATTTACCTTGTTTGTGAATATGCAAGAAATGGTGAACTATTTG ATTATATAACTGAACAAGGTCGATTACCTGAAGAAAAGGCAAAGAAAATGTTTTGGCAAATTTTAACAGCAGTTGAATACtgtcataaaaataatgttGTTCACAGAGATTTGAAA GCAGAAAATTTATTACTCGATTCGAACAACAATGTTAAGTTAGCTG attttggtTTCAGCAATTTTTATCAATCTGGCAATATGTTGAGTACATGGTGTGGAAGTCCACCCTATGCAGCACCTGAGGTTTTTGAAGGAAAAGTATACGAAGGACCACACTTGGATGTTTGG AGTCTGGGAGTTGTTCTGTATGTTTTAGTTTGCGGAACTTTTCCATTTGACGGTTCAAATCTTGCAAATTTGAAAGATCGAGTTTTGGGAGGTCGTTTTAGAATTCCATACTGGATGAGTCAAG ATTGTGAAAATCTTGTACGTCGAATGTTGGTAATAAATCCTAAGAAGCGTCTTACAATatcacaaattaaaaaacacaaatGGATGCAGGCACAt aatccaATAATTGTTTTAGCACAAACAAAAAGTTCACCTCAGTTACCCAGAAGAGGAAAATTATCAGAATATAATGAACATGTCCTAAAAATTATGCATGGACTCGGAATAAACAGACAAAAGGCACttgag TCATTAAACATGTCAGCTTATGATCACTTATTTGCAATATATCATCTGCTGGCGGACCGATTGAAATTACATAGGACAAGTTTTCCACTTGATTCATCAATTTCCTATGATGGAGGACGCAGGCGACCTTCAAATGTTGCTGACCAGGCACTTTCATCG ATAACACATGCAGGCCCTTCACTGTCAGCCCATACCGAATTTAATACAATGATGCAAGACAAAACAACAGCTGTTTCAGACATGCAATTTGATGACATGACAACAG GTCTACCTACTGTTCAGCGATCGCTTGCTGCACCAATTCGCTACTCTTCACCACCATTACCACAAATCAGAATGTCAATGTATGAAGAAAAAGAACAATTGCAAATTAAAAATGCAGCCAATTATAGTTCACCTCTCAATCCATCTTATGTGCAGTGCCAAAATGAAGATAATTCATCAATACCCAATAGCAGTTCACCGAACACACCATATACATCTGCCAATTATAGACATAACAATGTGGAAATGGGAGAAACTAATTTG gGAGGTTACAATTTAAACCAAAGACGACACACTCTCATGGTACCAAGTCCAAGTCAGATGCAAATGTTACGAGCTGGAATGACTTCAGGAAATGAAGTACCGCTACAAATATCTCCACATACAAGCACTGCCAAACTCAGTAAATCCGGAGATGAAATGACATCATAT GGGTATGCAGCAGAAGCACAAAATTACCTAACTCATTGTCAAAATGATGTTACAGCATGTATTCAAAGCAGTGAGGAAAATACATGTAATAA tcCTGCATGTCGATGCAAACAAATGAAAGTTGGGTTCTCAGACAACCATAGAAGAAGAAATCTATTACTACCATGCAAAAATTTACCTACACCACCTGAATTAAATTTTGGTCAAAATGAAGTGGAGGAAAGACCTGGTTTGCAATATCGACGCAGGTCTGGTATGCCACCTCTCCCACCAAGCTTGCAAATTGATCAAGCCAACAGAGAAGATTTTGAAGAGGAACAGAACAATGTTGAGGCAAAGGCGGCTTTCATTATGAAACAAAGACAAAAGATGGATTCTTCACCTATAG GGTTCAGGGAAGGCAGACGGGCAAGCGACGGCTTGCTATTACTCGGTGATAATATGTTGAAAGAACATTTGCAAAAGTTAGCTCGTGCTAAGGCTGTACCTGAAATGACAGTG GAAGATTCAGAAGAATCATGGCAAACAGAAGGAAATTCAACGAAAACCCATCATTACCTCCAAGTTCCT AGACCTGTCAACCGAACAAATAGTGCAGAAGGTCAGACTTCACCACAACTTCAATCATCACCAAGTACAACACCAGTTGGAAGTGGAAGCAATATTTCATATCAACCTTATAATAATAACCAGAGTTTTGCAAGAAGACGAAGTTTACAGGCTCAGCACATTCAAATCAG gaATGCTACATTACCTCAGCAACACGAAGCACAAGATGTATGCATACAAACCAATGCCAACCAATCCTATGTAAGCCAACAACCACTAAATCCACAGATACAAGACAGTGATATTGAAAGACCAGGTTTTATCCAAATACCTGAAAATAATGCAAAGTACCAGTGGTCATCTTGGAGATCAGTCCAGGGTGTGAATTTGAATGAAG gTATTCAAGATCCAGCTTCATCAATGTGGCATCAACTCAATATTATTAAGTCTGGTATAGGTTTGAATGAAGCAGAAATGTCATCAATAGCAGCGGCCGTTGCATCAGATGAAGTCTTGTCATCTAAAGCTGCTGCtgctcaacaacaacaacagagagAAACAATGACAAAACCTATCAGACAACAGAGCCTACCTATCACACCATCTACAAATCATCCATTCGGGGCAGGTCAACACCATAGTCTGGCTCAAGTATTGCAACAAAGAAG GTTACAAAGAAGATTAAAAGTTGCGGCAACACACCAACAACATATGCCTGGTTATCAACTTCCTCTTCCAGAACTTGAACAATTGCGAATTGACAACCCAGGTGCATTTGGACACTCACAAAATATGCCAATGAATCCACAAAACACTGATCAAGAATGGTTGGCTTACTGGGGACACCAGGGCATAAAATATGCAACTGCTGTTCATGCCCCTGAGCTTACTGAAGGCTTGTTTGCCAACGAGGCAGCTGTACCCTCTGGACTATCAGCCcaagaaatattaaattatcaaAACCCCGAACAAGCGGAACAATTTGCTTTCAGGGCATCTCCGGTACAAAATATGTTTTCGAGCGCGATACCCATTGCAGTAATGGACAAATTTGTAGACAAACAGTTTTCATGGTCGTACGATTCACCACCTTACAGAAAATCACTCGAATTCGGAAAAAATATACTTTCGGTCGCGGAAAATATGTCAAACTCAGCTGAAAGACTGGAGCATGCCAGTAACGATGCAATGGAGTTCGCTATGTACTAA
- the LOC120325930 gene encoding uncharacterized protein LOC120325930 isoform X1, which translates to MVMAEHAIRTTRTPIKVGFYDILRTIGRGNFAVVKLARHRITKTEVAIKIIDKLRLDQLNLKKIYREIQILKLLNHQHIIKLYQVMETSSTIYLVCEYARNGELFDYITEQGRLPEEKAKKMFWQILTAVEYCHKNNVVHRDLKAENLLLDSNNNVKLADFGFSNFYQSGNMLSTWCGSPPYAAPEVFEGKVYEGPHLDVWSLGVVLYVLVCGTFPFDGSNLANLKDRVLGGRFRIPYWMSQDCENLVRRMLVINPKKRLTISQIKKHKWMQAHNPIIVLAQTKSSPQLPRRGKLSEYNEHVLKIMHGLGINRQKALESLNMSAYDHLFAIYHLLADRLKLHRTSFPLDSSISYDGGRRRPSNVADQALSSITHAGPSLSAHTEFNTMMQDKTTAVSDMQFDDMTTGLPTVQRSLAAPIRYSSPPLPQIRMSMYEEKEQLQIKNAANYSSPLNPSYVQCQNEDNSSIPNSSSPNTPYTSANYRHNNVEMGETNLGGYNLNQRRHTLMVPSPSQMQMLRAGMTSGNEVPLQISPHTSTAKLSKSGDEMTSYGYAAEAQNYLTHCQNDVTACIQSSEENTCNNPACRCKQMKVGFSDNHRRRNLLLPCKNLPTPPELNFGQNEVEERPGLQYRRRSGMPPLPPSLQIDQANREDFEEEQNNVEAKAAFIMKQRQKMDSSPIGFREGRRASDGLLLLGDNMLKEHLQKLARAKAVPEMTVEDSEESWQTEGNSTKTHHYLQVPRPVNRTNSAEGQTSPQLQSSPSTTPVGSGSNISYQPYNNNQSFARRRSLQAQHIQIRNATLPQQHEAQDVCIQTNANQSYVSQQPLNPQIQDSDIERPGFIQIPENNAKYQWSSWRSVQGVNLNEGIQDPASSMWHQLNIIKSGIGLNEAEMSSIAAAVASDEVLSSKAAAAQQQQQRETMTKPIRQQSLPITPSTNHPFGAGQHHSLAQVLQQRRLQRRLKVAATHQQHMPGYQLPLPELEQLRIDNPGAFGHSQNMPMNPQNTDQEWLAYWGHQGIKYATAVHAPELTEGLFANEAAVPSGLSAQEILNYQNPEQAEQFAFRASPVQNMFSSAIPIAVMDKFVDKQFSWSYDSPPYRKSLEFGKNILSVAENMSNSAERLEHASNDAMEFAMY; encoded by the exons ATGGTAATGGCAGAGCACGCCATTCGAACTACAAGGACCCCTATAAAAGTGGGATTTTATGATATATTACGGACAATAGGACGGGGAAACTTTGCCGTGGTCAAGTTGGCGAGACATCGCATAACGAAAACGGAG GTTGCCATTAAAATCATCGACAAATTGAGGCTCGACCAATTAAATCTTAAGAAGATATACAGAGAAATCCAGATTTTAAAACTTCTCAATCATCAACATATAATTAAGCTTTATCAG GTAATGGAAACATCTTCCACAATTTACCTTGTTTGTGAATATGCAAGAAATGGTGAACTATTTG ATTATATAACTGAACAAGGTCGATTACCTGAAGAAAAGGCAAAGAAAATGTTTTGGCAAATTTTAACAGCAGTTGAATACtgtcataaaaataatgttGTTCACAGAGATTTGAAA GCAGAAAATTTATTACTCGATTCGAACAACAATGTTAAGTTAGCTG attttggtTTCAGCAATTTTTATCAATCTGGCAATATGTTGAGTACATGGTGTGGAAGTCCACCCTATGCAGCACCTGAGGTTTTTGAAGGAAAAGTATACGAAGGACCACACTTGGATGTTTGG AGTCTGGGAGTTGTTCTGTATGTTTTAGTTTGCGGAACTTTTCCATTTGACGGTTCAAATCTTGCAAATTTGAAAGATCGAGTTTTGGGAGGTCGTTTTAGAATTCCATACTGGATGAGTCAAG ATTGTGAAAATCTTGTACGTCGAATGTTGGTAATAAATCCTAAGAAGCGTCTTACAATatcacaaattaaaaaacacaaatGGATGCAGGCACAt aatccaATAATTGTTTTAGCACAAACAAAAAGTTCACCTCAGTTACCCAGAAGAGGAAAATTATCAGAATATAATGAACATGTCCTAAAAATTATGCATGGACTCGGAATAAACAGACAAAAGGCACttgag TCATTAAACATGTCAGCTTATGATCACTTATTTGCAATATATCATCTGCTGGCGGACCGATTGAAATTACATAGGACAAGTTTTCCACTTGATTCATCAATTTCCTATGATGGAGGACGCAGGCGACCTTCAAATGTTGCTGACCAGGCACTTTCATCG ATAACACATGCAGGCCCTTCACTGTCAGCCCATACCGAATTTAATACAATGATGCAAGACAAAACAACAGCTGTTTCAGACATGCAATTTGATGACATGACAACAG GTCTACCTACTGTTCAGCGATCGCTTGCTGCACCAATTCGCTACTCTTCACCACCATTACCACAAATCAGAATGTCAATGTATGAAGAAAAAGAACAATTGCAAATTAAAAATGCAGCCAATTATAGTTCACCTCTCAATCCATCTTATGTGCAGTGCCAAAATGAAGATAATTCATCAATACCCAATAGCAGTTCACCGAACACACCATATACATCTGCCAATTATAGACATAACAATGTGGAAATGGGAGAAACTAATTTG gGAGGTTACAATTTAAACCAAAGACGACACACTCTCATGGTACCAAGTCCAAGTCAGATGCAAATGTTACGAGCTGGAATGACTTCAGGAAATGAAGTACCGCTACAAATATCTCCACATACAAGCACTGCCAAACTCAGTAAATCCGGAGATGAAATGACATCATAT GGGTATGCAGCAGAAGCACAAAATTACCTAACTCATTGTCAAAATGATGTTACAGCATGTATTCAAAGCAGTGAGGAAAATACATGTAATAA tcCTGCATGTCGATGCAAACAAATGAAAGTTGGGTTCTCAGACAACCATAGAAGAAGAAATCTATTACTACCATGCAAAAATTTACCTACACCACCTGAATTAAATTTTGGTCAAAATGAAGTGGAGGAAAGACCTGGTTTGCAATATCGACGCAGGTCTGGTATGCCACCTCTCCCACCAAGCTTGCAAATTGATCAAGCCAACAGAGAAGATTTTGAAGAGGAACAGAACAATGTTGAGGCAAAGGCGGCTTTCATTATGAAACAAAGACAAAAGATGGATTCTTCACCTATAG GGTTCAGGGAAGGCAGACGGGCAAGCGACGGCTTGCTATTACTCGGTGATAATATGTTGAAAGAACATTTGCAAAAGTTAGCTCGTGCTAAGGCTGTACCTGAAATGACAGTG GAAGATTCAGAAGAATCATGGCAAACAGAAGGAAATTCAACGAAAACCCATCATTACCTCCAAGTTCCT AGACCTGTCAACCGAACAAATAGTGCAGAAGGTCAGACTTCACCACAACTTCAATCATCACCAAGTACAACACCAGTTGGAAGTGGAAGCAATATTTCATATCAACCTTATAATAATAACCAGAGTTTTGCAAGAAGACGAAGTTTACAGGCTCAGCACATTCAAATCAG gaATGCTACATTACCTCAGCAACACGAAGCACAAGATGTATGCATACAAACCAATGCCAACCAATCCTATGTAAGCCAACAACCACTAAATCCACAGATACAAGACAGTGATATTGAAAGACCAGGTTTTATCCAAATACCTGAAAATAATGCAAAGTACCAGTGGTCATCTTGGAGATCAGTCCAGGGTGTGAATTTGAATGAAG gTATTCAAGATCCAGCTTCATCAATGTGGCATCAACTCAATATTATTAAGTCTGGTATAGGTTTGAATGAAGCAGAAATGTCATCAATAGCAGCGGCCGTTGCATCAGATGAAGTCTTGTCATCTAAAGCTGCTGCtgctcaacaacaacaacagagagAAACAATGACAAAACCTATCAGACAACAGAGCCTACCTATCACACCATCTACAAATCATCCATTCGGGGCAGGTCAACACCATAGTCTGGCTCAAGTATTGCAACAAAGAAG GTTACAAAGAAGATTAAAAGTTGCGGCAACACACCAACAACATATGCCTGGTTATCAACTTCCTCTTCCAGAACTTGAACAATTGCGAATTGACAACCCAGGTGCATTTGGACACTCACAAAATATGCCAATGAATCCACAAAACACTGATCAAGAATGGTTGGCTTACTGGGGACACCAGGGCATAAAATATGCAACTGCTGTTCATGCCCCTGAGCTTACTGAAGGCTTGTTTGCCAACGAGGCAGCTGTACCCTCTGGACTATCAGCCcaagaaatattaaattatcaaAACCCCGAACAAGCGGAACAATTTGCTTTCAGGGCATCTCCGGTACAAAATATGTTTTCGAGCGCGATACCCATTGCAGTAATGGACAAATTTGTAGACAAACAGTTTTCATGGTCGTACGATTCACCACCTTACAGAAAATCACTCGAATTCGGAAAAAATATACTTTCGGTCGCGGAAAATATGTCAAACTCAGCTGAAAGACTGGAGCATGCCAGTAACGATGCAATGGAGTTCGCTATGTACTAA